Proteins encoded within one genomic window of Paracoccus sp. MA:
- a CDS encoding phospholipase D-like domain-containing protein, translating into MSPETLLQPGRNCWRIAPAERFAFIVDAADYFLTARRAMLKARRSIMLIGWDFDARIEMGQAGDGGPARLGDFILWLADRSPALEIRLLRWDTGAVKAMFRGNTLWTILRWKAHPRITLRLDGAHPPAGSHHQKIVVIDDCLAFCGGIDMTVERWDRREHLDDDPRRIGPGGRPHDPWHDATSAFDGEAARAMGDLARARWRAATGETLPACEDCHDCWPEGLRPTFTDIRLGIARSIPAMDGVEPVHEIEAAYLDLIAGAERMIYAESQYFASRRIAHAIARRLAGENPPEIVIVNPHTANGWLEPLAMDTARARLVEALRRIDCRGRLRIYHPQTRGGAGIYVHAKVMVVDDRVLRVGSSNFNNRSMRLDTECDVILSADEPGNAHAASRIAALRDDLLAEHLGVTAEQVAAKLAETGSLIATVEALRGPGRSLVPYRVPELTGIEEWLAENEILDPNGPEEIFESTAKRGLFKGWGRLRRRA; encoded by the coding sequence ATGAGTCCCGAGACCCTGCTGCAACCCGGGCGGAACTGCTGGCGCATCGCGCCGGCAGAGCGTTTCGCCTTTATCGTCGATGCCGCCGACTATTTCCTGACCGCCCGCCGGGCCATGCTCAAGGCGCGGCGCTCGATCATGCTGATCGGCTGGGATTTCGACGCAAGGATCGAGATGGGACAAGCCGGGGACGGCGGCCCCGCGCGGCTGGGCGACTTCATCCTCTGGCTGGCTGATCGCAGCCCGGCGCTGGAAATCCGCCTGCTGCGCTGGGATACCGGCGCCGTCAAGGCGATGTTCCGCGGCAATACGCTCTGGACGATCCTGCGCTGGAAGGCGCATCCGCGCATCACCCTGCGGCTGGACGGCGCCCATCCGCCGGCCGGCTCGCATCACCAGAAGATCGTGGTGATCGACGATTGCCTGGCCTTTTGCGGCGGCATCGACATGACCGTCGAACGCTGGGACCGGCGCGAGCACCTGGATGACGACCCGCGCCGCATCGGGCCGGGCGGCCGCCCGCACGACCCCTGGCACGACGCCACCAGCGCCTTCGACGGAGAGGCGGCGCGCGCGATGGGGGATCTGGCCCGCGCGCGCTGGCGGGCCGCGACCGGCGAGACGCTGCCGGCCTGCGAGGATTGCCACGATTGCTGGCCGGAAGGATTGCGGCCGACCTTCACCGACATCCGCCTGGGCATCGCCCGCAGCATCCCGGCGATGGACGGGGTCGAGCCGGTGCACGAGATCGAGGCCGCCTATCTGGACCTGATCGCCGGGGCCGAGCGGATGATCTATGCCGAAAGCCAGTATTTCGCCTCGCGCCGGATCGCCCATGCCATCGCCCGCCGGCTGGCCGGCGAGAACCCGCCCGAGATCGTCATCGTCAACCCCCATACCGCCAACGGCTGGCTGGAGCCGCTGGCGATGGACACCGCCCGGGCGCGGCTGGTCGAGGCCCTGCGCCGGATCGACTGCCGGGGCCGCCTGCGCATCTATCATCCGCAGACCCGGGGCGGGGCGGGGATCTATGTCCATGCCAAGGTCATGGTGGTGGACGACCGGGTGCTGCGGGTCGGCTCGTCGAATTTCAACAACCGCTCGATGCGGCTGGATACCGAATGCGACGTGATCCTGTCGGCCGACGAGCCGGGCAATGCCCATGCCGCTTCCCGGATCGCGGCGCTGCGCGACGACCTGCTGGCCGAGCATCTGGGTGTGACCGCGGAGCAGGTGGCGGCGAAGCTTGCCGAGACCGGCTCGCTGATCGCCACGGTCGAGGCGCTGCGCGGGCCGGGCCGCAGCCTGGTTCCCTATCGCGTCCCCGAACTGACCGGCATCGAGGAATGGCTGGCCGAGAACGAGATCCTCGACCCGAACGGCCCCGAGGAGATCTTCGAGAGCACCGCGAAACGCGGGCTGTTCAAGGGCTGGGGCCGGCTGCGCCGCCGGGCATAG
- a CDS encoding UdgX family uracil-DNA binding protein (This protein belongs to the uracil DNA glycosylase superfamily, members of which act in excision repair of DNA. However, it belongs more specifically to UdgX branch, whose founding member was found to bind uracil in DNA (where it does not belong), without cleaving it, appears to promote DNA repair by a pathway involving RecA, rather than base excision.) — translation MNYAAPLPECGTFEAWHDAARVAISHRIPPEAIDWEAAAGLFAAGPLPPAPGSHRARVPPAFMALARSVIWHSAPARFGLLYQALWRIDRRQGDPLSQADPLGRRLALMAKSVERDIHKMHAFLRFREIPAEGPRRRFAAWFEPGHNTLEPGSRFFAERFADMDWMIATPRLTARFRDGRLGFGPGGTRPDLPEDGAEALWATYFANIFNPARVKQDAMRSHMPRKYWKNLPETRLIPAMLKDAGARVERMRQAGATLPRPGAAAVSARYRAGLPRLPDQPEMLPEMLPETLDEARAGARQCRRCGLCEAATQTVWGEGAPDARLMIVGEQPGDREDLEGRPFVGPAGQLLRAVMAEAGVDPAQVWLTNAVKHFKFAPRGKRRLHRNPDRQEIRLCRWWLGQELGLIRPGAVLALGASAAYALTKRDGALAARRGGVETGLHGGPVLVTWHPAHILRLPDPARQAQARRQLAADLAGAFRISGAAGAA, via the coding sequence GTGAACTACGCCGCCCCCCTGCCCGAATGCGGCACCTTCGAGGCCTGGCACGACGCCGCGCGCGTCGCGATCTCGCATCGCATCCCGCCCGAAGCCATCGACTGGGAGGCAGCCGCCGGGCTTTTCGCGGCCGGTCCCCTGCCCCCGGCCCCGGGCAGCCATCGCGCCCGGGTGCCGCCGGCCTTCATGGCGCTGGCCCGGTCGGTGATCTGGCATTCCGCGCCGGCGCGCTTCGGGCTGCTCTATCAGGCGCTGTGGCGCATCGACCGCCGGCAGGGCGATCCGCTGTCGCAGGCCGATCCCCTGGGCCGGCGGCTGGCTCTGATGGCGAAATCGGTCGAGCGCGACATCCACAAGATGCATGCCTTCCTGCGTTTCCGCGAGATCCCGGCCGAGGGTCCGCGCCGCCGCTTCGCCGCATGGTTCGAACCCGGGCACAACACGCTGGAGCCCGGCAGCCGCTTCTTTGCCGAGCGTTTCGCCGACATGGACTGGATGATCGCCACACCGCGCCTGACCGCCCGTTTCCGCGACGGACGGCTCGGCTTCGGCCCCGGCGGCACCAGGCCCGACCTGCCCGAGGATGGCGCCGAGGCGCTTTGGGCGACCTATTTCGCGAATATCTTCAACCCGGCGCGGGTCAAGCAGGACGCGATGCGGTCGCATATGCCCAGGAAATACTGGAAGAACCTGCCCGAGACCCGGCTGATCCCCGCCATGCTGAAGGATGCCGGCGCGCGGGTCGAGCGGATGCGTCAGGCCGGGGCCACCTTGCCCCGACCCGGCGCCGCCGCCGTTTCCGCCCGCTACCGCGCCGGCCTGCCCCGGCTGCCCGACCAGCCCGAAATGCTGCCCGAAATGCTGCCCGAAACGCTGGACGAGGCCCGCGCCGGCGCGCGGCAATGCCGCCGCTGCGGGCTGTGCGAGGCGGCGACGCAGACTGTCTGGGGCGAGGGCGCGCCCGATGCCCGGCTGATGATCGTGGGCGAGCAGCCCGGTGACCGCGAGGATCTGGAGGGCCGCCCCTTCGTCGGGCCTGCGGGCCAGCTCTTGCGCGCGGTCATGGCCGAGGCCGGGGTGGACCCGGCGCAGGTCTGGCTGACCAATGCGGTGAAGCATTTCAAGTTCGCGCCGCGCGGCAAGCGGCGGCTGCACCGCAATCCCGACCGGCAGGAGATCCGGCTTTGCCGCTGGTGGCTGGGTCAGGAGCTGGGCCTGATCCGCCCCGGCGCGGTGCTGGCCCTCGGCGCCTCGGCGGCCTATGCGCTGACGAAACGGGACGGCGCGCTCGCCGCCCGGCGGGGCGGGGTCGAGACGGGCCTGCATGGCGGGCCGGTGCTGGTCACCTGGCATCCCGCCCATATCCTGCGCCTGCCCGATCCCGCCCGGCAGGCGCAGGCCCGGCGGCAGCTGGCCGCCGACCTGGCCGGCGCCTTCCGGATCAGCGGCGCGGCCGGAGCCGCCTGA
- a CDS encoding putative DNA modification/repair radical SAM protein produces MARTTLQDKLAILADAAKYDASCASGGGRDGSSGICHAYTPDGRCISLLKILMTNFCIFDCAYCVNRVSSNVERARFSVEEVVTLTLEFYRRNHIEGLFLSSGIIRSPDQTMAEMVRIARTLREGHGFRGYIHLKTIPDAAPDLIREAGLWADRLSINVELPQDVSLRKLAPEKRPETIRNAMAQVRLESEAAQEKSHSGRPAPAFAPAGQSTQMIVGADGADDVTILNSASRLYAGYGLRRVYYSAFSPIPDASAALPLVRPPLLREHRLYQADWLLRFYGFTAEEIAAGATAGHLDLDLDPKLAWALRHRGLFPLEVNRASRDMLLRVPGFGSRTVERIIAARANRALRYEDLARMGAAMKKAQPFITLPGWSPGKLTDSAGLRARFAPPAKQLRLL; encoded by the coding sequence ATGGCAAGGACGACTCTTCAGGACAAGCTCGCCATCCTTGCGGATGCGGCGAAATACGACGCCTCCTGCGCGTCGGGCGGCGGCCGGGACGGGTCTTCGGGAATCTGCCACGCCTATACGCCGGACGGGCGCTGCATCTCGCTGCTGAAGATCCTGATGACCAATTTCTGCATCTTCGACTGCGCCTATTGCGTCAACCGCGTGTCGTCGAATGTCGAGCGGGCGCGCTTTTCCGTCGAAGAGGTCGTCACGCTGACGCTGGAATTCTATCGGCGCAACCATATCGAGGGGCTGTTTCTCTCCTCGGGGATCATCCGCTCGCCCGACCAGACCATGGCCGAGATGGTGCGCATCGCCCGGACCCTGCGCGAGGGGCACGGCTTTCGCGGCTATATCCACCTGAAGACCATTCCCGACGCCGCGCCCGACCTGATCCGCGAGGCCGGGCTCTGGGCCGACCGGCTGTCGATCAATGTCGAACTGCCGCAGGATGTCAGCCTGCGCAAGCTCGCCCCCGAGAAGCGCCCCGAAACCATCCGCAACGCCATGGCGCAGGTGCGGCTGGAAAGCGAGGCCGCGCAGGAGAAAAGCCACAGCGGCCGCCCGGCCCCGGCCTTTGCCCCGGCCGGGCAGAGCACGCAGATGATCGTCGGCGCGGACGGCGCGGACGACGTGACGATCCTGAACAGCGCCAGCCGGCTTTATGCGGGCTACGGGCTGCGGCGGGTCTATTACTCGGCCTTCTCGCCGATCCCCGACGCCTCGGCGGCGCTGCCGCTGGTCCGGCCGCCGCTTCTGCGCGAGCATCGGCTTTATCAGGCGGACTGGCTTCTGCGCTTCTACGGCTTCACCGCCGAAGAGATCGCGGCGGGCGCGACGGCCGGCCATCTGGATCTGGACCTAGACCCGAAGCTCGCCTGGGCGCTGCGCCATCGCGGGCTGTTCCCGCTGGAGGTGAACCGCGCCAGCCGGGACATGCTGCTGCGGGTTCCGGGCTTCGGCAGCCGCACCGTCGAGCGGATCATCGCCGCGCGCGCAAACCGCGCGCTGCGATACGAGGACCTGGCCCGCATGGGCGCGGCGATGAAGAAGGCGCAGCCCTTCATCACCCTGCCCGGCTGGTCGCCCGGCAAGCTGACCGACAGCGCCGGCCTGCGCGCCCGCTTCGCCCCGCCGGCCAAGCAGCTGCGCCTGCTGTGA
- a CDS encoding IclR family transcriptional regulator C-terminal domain-containing protein, producing MVNKTDFIASLAKGLGVIEAFRAERPRLSIAEVAEATGLDRATARRCLLTLHELGYADYDGKFFTLTPRILRLGMGALAALPLAQLVQPWLDQLSEQIGQSTSVSILDGTEIVYLARAAQRRVMSIGLMPGSRLPAHCTSMGRVLLAALPEPEARAIVERSDLTPRTPHSLTAPEEIMARIRQARAEGHAVIDQEVELGLRSLAVPLCNAHGRVVAALNTGVAAVQSSAGELAALYLPALLKVQEGLRRVLR from the coding sequence ATGGTGAACAAGACCGATTTTATCGCCTCGCTGGCCAAGGGGCTTGGCGTGATCGAGGCGTTCCGGGCGGAACGCCCGCGGCTTTCCATCGCCGAGGTGGCCGAGGCGACGGGGCTGGACCGGGCGACGGCGCGGCGCTGCCTGCTGACCCTGCACGAGCTGGGCTATGCCGATTACGACGGCAAGTTCTTCACCCTGACGCCGCGCATCCTGCGGCTGGGCATGGGGGCGCTGGCGGCGCTGCCGCTGGCGCAGCTGGTGCAGCCCTGGCTGGACCAGCTGTCCGAGCAGATCGGGCAATCCACCTCGGTCTCGATCCTCGACGGGACCGAGATCGTCTATCTGGCGCGGGCGGCGCAAAGGCGGGTGATGTCCATCGGGCTGATGCCGGGTTCGCGGCTGCCGGCGCATTGCACCTCGATGGGCCGGGTGCTGCTGGCCGCCCTGCCCGAGCCCGAGGCGCGCGCCATCGTCGAGCGGTCCGACCTGACGCCGCGCACCCCGCACAGCCTGACGGCGCCGGAGGAGATCATGGCGCGCATCCGGCAGGCCCGCGCCGAGGGCCATGCGGTGATCGACCAGGAGGTCGAGCTGGGCCTGCGCTCGCTTGCCGTGCCGCTTTGCAACGCGCATGGCCGGGTGGTGGCGGCCCTGAACACCGGGGTGGCGGCGGTGCAATCCTCGGCCGGTGAGCTGGCGGCGCTTTACCTGCCCGCGCTCCTGAAGGTGCAGGAGGGGCTGCGCAGAGTGCTGCGCTGA
- a CDS encoding 3-oxoacid CoA-transferase subunit A: MDKRIPNLAEAVAGIPDGATVMIGGFGGSGAPIELIHALIDRYLATGSPGNLTVINNNAGNGHVGIAAMIEQGMVRKMVCSFPRSADPRVFTERYLAGKIELDLVPQGTLAERIRAGGAGIPAFYTPTSFGTDLARGKPVAEFDGRSYVQERWLKADFALIKAELGDHYGNLTYRMAARNFSPLMAMAAARTVAQVTRAVAPGGIDPEAVVTPGIFVSGIVEVANPAQEEALNRAEAAHPPARSQEVQA; encoded by the coding sequence ATGGACAAACGCATCCCCAACTTGGCCGAGGCGGTCGCCGGCATCCCGGACGGCGCGACGGTGATGATCGGCGGCTTCGGCGGCTCGGGCGCGCCGATCGAGCTGATCCACGCGCTGATCGACCGCTATCTGGCCACCGGCAGCCCCGGAAACCTGACCGTCATCAACAACAACGCCGGCAACGGCCATGTCGGCATCGCCGCGATGATCGAGCAGGGGATGGTCCGCAAGATGGTCTGTTCCTTCCCGCGCTCGGCCGATCCGCGGGTCTTCACCGAGAGATATCTGGCCGGAAAGATCGAGCTTGATCTGGTCCCGCAGGGCACGCTGGCCGAGCGTATCCGCGCCGGCGGGGCGGGCATCCCGGCCTTCTACACGCCCACGAGCTTCGGCACCGATCTGGCGCGGGGCAAGCCGGTCGCCGAGTTCGACGGGCGGTCCTATGTGCAGGAACGCTGGCTCAAGGCCGATTTCGCGCTGATCAAGGCCGAGCTGGGCGATCATTACGGCAACCTGACCTATCGTATGGCGGCGCGGAACTTCTCGCCCCTGATGGCGATGGCGGCGGCGCGCACCGTCGCGCAGGTGACGCGGGCGGTCGCGCCGGGCGGCATCGACCCGGAAGCCGTCGTGACGCCGGGCATCTTCGTCTCCGGCATCGTCGAGGTCGCGAACCCGGCGCAGGAAGAGGCGCTGAACCGTGCCGAGGCGGCCCATCCCCCCGCCCGTTCCCAGGAGGTGCAGGCATGA
- a CDS encoding 3-oxoacid CoA-transferase subunit B: MTTKLSNAQIAWRAAQDIADGAYVNLGIGFPEMVAKFQPPGRQAVFHTENGVLGFGEAPPAGEEDWDLINAGKKAITLKPGAAFFHHADSFAMVRGGHLDVAILGAYQVAQNGDLANWSTGPKGVPAVGGAMDLVHGAKRVAVITDHVTKDGKPKLLEACTLPLTGVGCVTRVYTSLAVVDIEGGRFVLREKLATISLDDLQAVTGARLHLDGAVGDLVVPEL, from the coding sequence ATGACCACGAAGCTTTCCAACGCCCAGATCGCCTGGCGCGCGGCGCAGGACATCGCCGACGGCGCCTATGTGAACCTGGGCATCGGCTTTCCCGAGATGGTGGCCAAGTTCCAGCCCCCCGGCCGTCAGGCGGTGTTCCATACCGAGAACGGCGTGCTGGGCTTTGGCGAGGCCCCGCCGGCGGGCGAGGAGGACTGGGACCTGATCAATGCCGGCAAGAAGGCGATCACGCTGAAGCCGGGCGCGGCCTTCTTCCACCATGCCGACAGCTTTGCCATGGTGCGCGGCGGGCATCTGGACGTGGCGATCCTCGGCGCCTATCAGGTGGCGCAGAATGGCGATCTTGCGAACTGGTCCACCGGGCCGAAAGGCGTGCCGGCAGTGGGCGGCGCCATGGATCTGGTGCATGGCGCCAAGCGCGTCGCCGTCATCACCGATCACGTCACCAAGGACGGCAAGCCGAAGCTTCTGGAGGCCTGCACCCTGCCGCTGACCGGCGTGGGCTGCGTGACCCGGGTCTATACCTCGCTCGCCGTGGTGGACATCGAAGGCGGCCGTTTCGTGCTGCGCGAGAAGCTGGCCACGATTTCCCTTGACGACCTGCAAGCCGTGACCGGCGCGCGGCTGCATCTGGACGGTGCGGTCGGCGATCTGGTCGTGCCGGAGCTGTGA
- the pcaF gene encoding 3-oxoadipyl-CoA thiolase produces MTEVFICDYIRTPIGRFGGALSPVRADDLGAIPLRALMARHAGLDWQAVDDVIYGCANQAGEDNRNVARMSLLLAGLPVEVPGTTINRLCGSGMDAVLVAARQIATGEAGLMIAGGVESMSRAPFVLPKAETAFSRHAEIHDTTIGWRFVNPAMDRAYGTDSMPQTGQNVADDYGIAREAQDAMALASQQKAAAAIASGRLAQEITPVTIPQRKGEPLVVDTDEHPRATTPEALAKLRPLFPNGSVTAGNASGVNDGAAALILASEAAAKKHGLTPIARVLGGATAGVPPRIMGIGPAPASQKLMARLGLTQADFDVIELNEAFAAQGIATLRQLGIAEDDPRVNPNGGAIALGHPLGMSGARITGTAALELARTSGRRSLSTMCIGVGQGIAIALERV; encoded by the coding sequence ATGACCGAAGTTTTCATCTGCGACTATATCCGCACGCCCATCGGCCGGTTTGGCGGCGCGCTGTCCCCGGTCCGGGCCGACGACTTGGGCGCCATCCCGCTGCGCGCGCTGATGGCCCGCCATGCCGGGCTCGACTGGCAGGCGGTCGACGACGTGATCTATGGCTGCGCCAACCAGGCCGGCGAGGACAACCGCAACGTCGCCCGCATGTCCTTGCTGCTCGCCGGCCTGCCGGTCGAGGTGCCGGGCACCACCATCAACCGGCTTTGCGGCTCGGGCATGGACGCGGTTCTGGTCGCCGCCCGCCAGATCGCGACGGGCGAGGCCGGGCTGATGATCGCCGGCGGCGTCGAGTCGATGTCGCGCGCGCCCTTCGTGCTGCCCAAGGCCGAGACCGCCTTCAGCCGCCATGCCGAGATCCACGACACCACCATCGGCTGGCGCTTCGTGAATCCGGCGATGGATCGGGCCTATGGCACCGACTCGATGCCGCAGACCGGCCAGAACGTCGCCGACGATTACGGCATCGCGCGCGAGGCGCAGGACGCGATGGCGCTGGCCTCGCAGCAGAAGGCGGCGGCGGCCATCGCCAGCGGCCGGCTGGCGCAGGAAATCACCCCGGTGACGATCCCGCAGCGCAAGGGCGAGCCGCTGGTGGTCGATACCGACGAGCATCCCCGCGCCACGACACCCGAGGCGCTGGCGAAGCTGCGGCCGCTGTTCCCGAACGGCTCGGTCACGGCGGGCAATGCCTCGGGGGTGAACGACGGGGCGGCGGCGCTGATCCTCGCCTCCGAGGCGGCGGCGAAGAAGCACGGGCTGACGCCCATCGCCCGGGTGCTGGGCGGGGCGACGGCGGGCGTGCCGCCGCGCATCATGGGCATCGGCCCGGCGCCCGCGTCGCAGAAGCTGATGGCGCGGCTGGGCCTGACCCAAGCGGATTTCGACGTGATCGAGCTGAACGAAGCCTTCGCCGCGCAGGGTATCGCCACGCTGCGCCAGCTGGGCATCGCCGAGGACGATCCGCGCGTGAACCCGAACGGCGGCGCCATCGCGCTGGGGCATCCCCTAGGCATGTCCGGTGCCCGCATCACCGGCACCGCGGCGCTGGAACTGGCCCGGACCAGCGGGCGGCGCTCGCTCTCGACCATGTGCATCGGCGTCGGCCAGGGAATCGCCATCGCGCTGGAGAGGGTCTAG
- a CDS encoding catalase yields the protein MARSYQTERGNAGETQQRGGETLTTNHGIPISDNQNSLRAGHRGPTLLEDFLLREKIFHFDHERIPERIVHARGSAAHGYFECTDPIPELTRAGLFAEKGKKTPVFVRFSTVAGGAGSVDTPRDVRGFAVKFYTEAGNWDLVGNNIPVFFIQDAIKFPDLVHAVKMEADRGYPQAATAHATFWDFVSLMPESLHMVMWAMSDRAIPRSYRMMQGFGVHSFKLVNEKGEEHFVKFHWLPRLGMQSLVWDESAKLQGADNDYHRRDLYEAIAAGDHPEWDLGLQIFDQALADSLPYDVLDATKIIPEEIVPLRVVGRLVLDRNPDNFFAETEQVAFLPSNIVPGIEFSDDPLLQGRLFSYLDTQKSRLGTTNFHQIPVNAPKCPYANMMRDGMMQTQVPSGRANYEPNSLDEAGEDPGPRASAEGFATAPAGVQGDKLRIRAESFGDHYSQPRLFWRSQTENEQAHIASALVFELSKVELEHVRRRVVSQLRNIDEVLAERVAKGLGMALPEAAKPFRVPLDLDPSDALSIQKNWNETLKGRKVGLLFDEGSDKDGIDGLIAAIRAEGGSVFTIAPKLGPLKLQGGEMQADGQLAGSPSVLFDAVGMILAPEAAQKLARDAAAIGFVMDAYAHLKAIGHCKGSQVILDRAGIAPDEGVVPYDRLPETAKRRYWAREATLRDLA from the coding sequence ATGGCACGCTCTTACCAGACGGAACGCGGCAACGCCGGCGAAACGCAGCAGCGCGGCGGCGAGACGCTGACCACCAATCACGGTATCCCGATCTCGGACAACCAGAACAGCCTGCGCGCGGGCCATCGCGGCCCGACGCTGCTGGAGGATTTCCTGCTGCGGGAAAAGATCTTCCACTTCGACCACGAGCGCATCCCCGAGCGCATCGTGCATGCCCGCGGCTCGGCGGCGCATGGCTATTTCGAATGCACCGACCCGATCCCCGAGCTGACCCGCGCCGGCCTCTTCGCCGAGAAGGGCAAGAAGACCCCGGTCTTCGTCCGCTTCTCGACCGTCGCGGGCGGGGCGGGCTCGGTCGATACGCCGCGCGACGTGCGCGGCTTTGCGGTGAAGTTCTATACCGAAGCCGGCAACTGGGATCTGGTCGGCAACAACATCCCGGTTTTCTTCATCCAGGACGCGATCAAGTTCCCGGACCTGGTGCATGCGGTCAAGATGGAGGCCGACCGCGGCTATCCGCAGGCCGCGACTGCGCATGCCACCTTCTGGGATTTCGTCTCGCTGATGCCGGAAAGCCTGCATATGGTGATGTGGGCGATGTCCGACCGCGCCATCCCGCGCAGCTACCGGATGATGCAGGGCTTCGGCGTGCACAGCTTCAAGCTGGTCAACGAAAAGGGCGAGGAGCATTTCGTCAAGTTCCACTGGCTTCCGCGGCTGGGCATGCAGTCGCTGGTCTGGGACGAAAGCGCCAAGCTGCAGGGCGCCGACAACGATTATCACCGCCGCGACCTCTACGAGGCGATCGCCGCGGGCGATCACCCCGAATGGGATCTGGGCCTGCAGATCTTCGACCAGGCGCTGGCCGACAGCCTGCCCTATGACGTGCTGGACGCCACCAAGATCATCCCCGAAGAGATCGTGCCGCTGCGGGTGGTCGGCCGGCTGGTGCTGGACCGCAACCCGGACAATTTCTTCGCCGAGACCGAGCAGGTCGCCTTCCTGCCCTCGAACATCGTGCCGGGCATCGAGTTCAGCGACGATCCGCTGCTGCAGGGCCGGCTGTTTTCCTATCTCGACACGCAGAAATCCCGGCTGGGCACGACGAATTTCCACCAGATCCCGGTGAATGCGCCGAAATGCCCCTATGCCAACATGATGCGCGACGGGATGATGCAGACCCAGGTGCCCAGCGGCCGCGCCAATTACGAGCCGAACAGCCTGGACGAGGCCGGCGAGGATCCCGGCCCCCGCGCCAGCGCCGAGGGCTTCGCCACCGCCCCGGCCGGGGTGCAGGGCGACAAGCTGCGCATCCGGGCCGAGAGCTTCGGCGACCATTACAGCCAGCCGCGGCTGTTCTGGCGCTCGCAGACCGAGAACGAGCAGGCGCATATCGCCTCGGCCCTGGTCTTCGAGCTGTCCAAGGTGGAGCTGGAGCATGTGCGGCGGCGCGTCGTCAGCCAGCTGCGCAACATCGACGAGGTGCTGGCGGAACGGGTGGCCAAGGGGCTGGGAATGGCGCTGCCGGAGGCCGCCAAGCCCTTCCGCGTGCCGCTGGACCTCGACCCCTCGGATGCGCTGTCGATCCAGAAGAACTGGAACGAGACCCTCAAGGGCCGCAAGGTCGGCCTGCTTTTCGACGAAGGCTCGGACAAGGACGGGATCGACGGGCTGATCGCCGCGATCCGGGCCGAGGGCGGCAGCGTCTTCACCATCGCCCCCAAGCTGGGCCCGCTGAAGCTGCAGGGCGGCGAGATGCAGGCGGACGGCCAGCTCGCCGGCTCGCCCTCGGTGCTGTTCGATGCCGTTGGGATGATCCTGGCGCCCGAGGCGGCGCAGAAGCTGGCCCGCGATGCCGCGGCCATCGGCTTCGTCATGGACGCCTATGCCCATCTGAAGGCCATCGGGCATTGCAAGGGATCGCAGGTCATCCTGGACCGCGCCGGAATCGCGCCGGACGAGGGCGTCGTGCCCTATGACCGGCTGCCCGAGACCGCGAAGCGCCGCTATTGGGCGCGCGAGGCGACGCTGCGCGACCTGGCCTGA